The following proteins are encoded in a genomic region of Alosa alosa isolate M-15738 ecotype Scorff River chromosome 10, AALO_Geno_1.1, whole genome shotgun sequence:
- the LOC125301684 gene encoding uncharacterized protein LOC125301684, whose amino-acid sequence MPDLPSSLQSLKEILQDQLQLNKGFILQFEDPEFGNELCNLTAISELPPEKATLKVIYEASPDPDGSDVPDPDGSDVSLSSLDTASPPSSCSSPGTSRRVSAWPTPFPIPTFAYDVELRLQKGNDAYKEKGILLEATRDMKSDILDKIAQAVFEITAYPEPKERESIAIALDNKHPCLCEPGSGNGWNGWNISIAFKIGNYRQKLRNAGCEEVKVNERRGNHGRPFKKARRAEVNFLPNHPAGQSEDSLEKDRDSITIEMEKRNPNMTFVSGAMDRTFSLRRKEIVEQEPHVVLVKNRWPALFLEYQVNCEFHRLTMINLKRTFLEAVDTHTPRLLQMFRNRRAHLGEEMQTLLDSLDKQTSDISMHRKTVALQGLPLFLKDYGAEKILTTCLNTDPEADYTKGVKMAIMTVIEDDVGASASPPHIEDYAIILEEIVVMHNICDLPNAFALFWPLYGLSE is encoded by the exons atGCCAGATCTCCCCAGCTCATTACAAAGCTTAAAAGAAATTCTACAAGATCAACTGCAGCTGAACAAAGGATTCATTCTCCAATTTGAGGACCCAGAGTTTGGAAATGAACTCTGCAACTTAACAGCTATTTCAGAGCTACCACCTGAGAAAGCTACCCTGAAGGTGATTTATGAGGCAAGCCCTGACCCTGATGGATCAGATGTTCCTGACCCTGATGGATCAGATGTGTCACTGTCGTCACTGGATACAGCATCACCTCCAAGTTCATGTAGCTCTCCTGGTACATCTAGACGGGTTTCTGCATGGCCAACTCCTTTTCCGATACCAACCTTTGCCTATGATGTCGAATTGCGCCTCCAAAAAGGAAATGATGCCTACAAAGAGAAGGGCATCCTGTTAGAAGCCACTAGAGACATGAAAAGTGACATTCTAGATAAAATTGCGCAAGCTGTGTTTGAGATTACTGCATATCCAGAACCAAAAGAAAGAGAGTCTATAGCAATAGCTCTTGACAATAAACATCCCTGCCTTTGTGAACCAGGAAGCGGAAATGGGTGGAATGGATGGAATATCAGTATTGCATTCAAAATTGGAAACTACCGTCAGAAGCTGCGCAATGCAGGCTGCGAAGAAGTGAAGGTGAATGAAAGGCGGGGAAACCATGGAAGACCTTTCAAAAAAGCAAGAAGAGCCGAGGTCAATTTCCTTCCTAACCACCCCGCTGGACAGAGTGAAGACTCCTTGGAAAAGGATCGAGATTCAATAACCATTGAGATGGAAAAAAGGAATCCTAACATGACTTTTGTCAGTGGAGCTATGGATCGCACATTCTCCTTGCGAAGGAAagaaatagttgaacaggaaCCCCATGTTGTATTGGTGAAAAACAGATGGCCAGCTCTCTTCCTGGAGTATCAG GTGAACTGTGAATTTCACAGATTAACGATGATTAACCTCAAGAGAACATTCCTGGAagctgttgacacacacaccccaagacTCCTGCAGATGTTTAGAAACAGAAGAGCACATTTGGGTGAAGAGATGCAGACACTCCTTGACTCATTGGATAAGCAG ACATCGGACATTTCCATGCACAGAAAGACCGTGGCACTCCAAGGGCTTCCATTGTTCCTGAAAGACTACGGAGCAGAGAAGATTCTAACAACATGCTTG AACACTGATCCAGAAGCAGACTACACAAAAGGTGTGAAGATGGCCATCATGACTGTGATTGAAGATGATGTAGGGGCCTCCGCTTCCCCACCACACATTGAAGATTATGCCATCATACTAGAGGAGATTGTGGTAATGCACAACATCTGTGATTTGCCAAATGCATTTGCACTTTTTTGGCCTCTTT ATGGTCTGTCTGAATGa